Part of the Mauremys mutica isolate MM-2020 ecotype Southern chromosome 1, ASM2049712v1, whole genome shotgun sequence genome is shown below.
GAAACACGGTTCTACCTCAGAGTTGGAGACCTTCACTGGTACTCCATGTCAAACTCCAATacaaccgacttcaccaacccctccaccttcatcctgcaggGTATTTCTGGCCTGGAGGCATCCCATGTATGGATCTCCATTCCCTTCTGTGCCATGTTCATcttagccatcttggggaactttgCCATCCTGTTAATTGTGAAGatggagccgagcctccatgggcccatgtactatttcctctgcatgctggccatcgCTGACCTGGTCCTGTCTACAGCCATCATACCCAAAATGCTGgcaatcttctggttcaattccagggagatcgatttcagtgcctgcctcacccagatgtatttCGTTCACTGCTTCTCAGTGATGGAGTCCGGGATCATTGTGGCCATGGGttttgatcgctatgtggccatctgccatcccctgagacattccaccatcctgacaatcCCCGTGGTGGCCAAGATgggcctggccgtggtgctgcgcaGCGCCATGGTCATACTGCCCATTCCCATCCTGGTAAgacagtggccatattgcagaactaACATCATCCCCGAGccattctgcacacacatatccgtggtgaagctggcctgtggcGACACCCAGGTTAGCAGTTACTACGGCCTCTTTGTGCTATTGTGTGTAATGGGTCTGGATGGGATTTTTATCACTGtgtcctatatccagatcctcagggACATCTTCAGCCTTCCCACAAAGGAcacccggctcaagacttttggaaCCTGCGTCTCCCACCTATGTGTTAtcttaaccttttacatcccaggtctcttctcctccctcataTACCGTTTTGTACAGAATGTGCCCTTGCATTTCCATGCTCTTATTGGCAACATGAACCTACTGATGCCACCCATGCTgcaccccatcatctatggggtgaggaccaaggagatccgggacaggctgctccggtTCATTACTCATaaggaatgatttagttggggattggtcctgctttgagcagggacttggactagatacctcctgagctcccttccaaccctaatattctatgattctatgtttctaactaaagttttctcctgctgctctggtTCTGAGACTGAGCTCCGTGAAGCACTGgctggtgacatggtgctgggccctcttCCTTCTGTCACTTACTGGTCAGTGAAAGAGACATTAAATCCTTTCATGATCTTACTGTGCTGTCTCACCGTGACAAACTGGGCAATCAGTCTGTATAGAACTTATTAATTCTTAGCAGTTAGAAAGGTGTGAAAAATTGGACCCTGAGACCCTGACCTCTGACGTATCTATTGCGCAAGGCCCTACTCCtaccccacctgccctgggtcctggcttctctactccccccccccccctctgatATTAGAAATTTATTGGAAGTGAGGAAACATGATGATCCAGTAGGGTTCATTATGACCTGTGTGTTTTGTGGAAGTTAGTTATAAAAAGGATTAGCTAGAGAATGTGCTTTGGAGCAGCCCTCTGAAGCCATCTTAAGAGTCTCTTTTCCTTACACTTTTTCTCCCCAGTGGGTGAGCAACTAGCCACTTCAAACCCCTTGTTAATTATTCAGCACCGTTCCAGAGTTTAGGTAAACATCTGGCAAATTCTAAACCTACTGCTTCTGCCTGTGTCCGCTTATATATAATAAACTGAAATGTTAGTGTACAGCACATTTACTTGCATCAGTCTTTTATTAGACAGAATTGCTGTGGTCCCatggatttattcctgacaccaccaGGAGTGCAATAGTTAAGTTACCCCAACTGAGGGTTCTGAAAACTTGGGTTACAGGATGACcaaatctgcatgcagtattcgatatgtgggtgtatcatggatttatatagacacCATATTATATTTTTGTCTAATTATCTATCCGTTCCTTAAAGGTTACTAGCAttctgttaaagcagcaaagaatcctgtggcatcttatagactaacagacgttttgcagcatgagctttcgtggatcaAACAATGACTAACACTGCTGCAGCAAGTGTGCTTTCTGTGAAGTATTGTTAGCCACTGTGCTTTTCCAACTAGTGATAACTTAATACATATATTCATCAACCCCATGaggtgttgtgcctcagtttccctctccagACAGAAGACCATTATATTATCAATTCCCTCCTGTGACAAGCTTTGAGCCTGTGAACAGGTGTTAGCTGAAAAGCAGTAGCCCATATGGCTTCTTATTCATTATCCTTGCATGTCCAAAATCTTTTCCCCAAAATCATGCCTGGTTCACTTTGTCAGAGGTTTGCCATAAttaccacatttttttttcataaaatttaCCATTAGCAACAAACTTTGCATTATGAGATTTAACAATAACACCAAACCTTTTCTCACAGGTGGGCATTTCCAAATATTTTATTATTCCACCCCTTGTGTTTGGACAGTTTGGTGTTCACTACCCGTTGTGTCTTTCAATTCCTTCCTAAACCTTAACCTGGGTTTAactgctgcttttcctttcctCTCAGTGTCCCCTTCAGTAGGGATCTCAGTGTAAGATCATCTCTGGGGTCTTGGTACGCCAGGGTCCGGTGAGATACAGATGTAATGGCTACCCCCCTGTGGAGTTGCTTCTAACCCCAGGGTATGGCCATGCAAAGAATCACCCCTTCTTCACCTTGGGCTTTCTCTGTGCTCCCCACTACCAGCACTGGGAGGTTCCCCactccccagggctgcagcagtgggggctgggagaccCGGAGCTCCACCAGCAACTtgaagggcccagggctgctggCCGCTGCTATAGCCCTGCTGCagtagcagtggctgggagccttGGGCCTATTTAAATCACCAGCCCCCCCGCCACCCATCAGCAGCCATATTGGCAGGGAAGCTGACGGGGgtagggcaaaaggggcagcgaccttaaagcgctgctgtggtAGTGCTTTATCTTCGGCTGTGTACGGGCCGGTACTGGCAGACACTTCTTACCGGTATGCCGCACCGAGCCATAGCAgcctactttcacctctgcccatgtgacttagaatcatagaatgatagaatctcagggttggaagggacctccggaggtcatctagtccaaccccctgctcaaagcaggaccaaccccaactaaatcatcccatcctgggctttgtcaaacctgaccttaaagacctctaaggaaggagattccactacctccctaggtaacgcattccagtgcctcaccaccctactagtgaaaaagtttttcctaatgtccaacctaaaccttcccctctgcaacttgagacaattactccttgttctgtcatcttctaccactgagaacagtctagatccatcctccttggaaccccctttcaggtagttgaaagcagctatcaaatcccccctcattcttctcttctgcaggctaaacaatcccagttccctcagcctctcctcataagtcatgtgctccagccccctaatcatttttgttgccctccgctggactctctccaatttatccacatccttcttatagtgtggggcccaaaactggacacagtactccaaatgaggcctcaccagtgctgagtagaggagaataatcacatccctcgatctgctagaaatgcccctacttatacaactcaaaatgccattagccttcttggcaacaagggcacaatgctgactcatattcagcttttcgtccaccgtaacccctaggtccttttctgcagaactgctgcccagccattcggtccctagtctgtagcagggcatgggattctgccatcctaagtgcaggactctgcacttgtccttgttgaacctcatcagatttcttttggcccaatcctctaatttgtctaggtccctctgtatcctagccctacccttcagcgtatcaaccactcctcccagtttagtgtcatctgcaaacttgctgagggtgcagtccacaccatcctccagatcgttaatgaagatattgaacaaaaccggtcccagcatcaacccttggggcactccacttgatactggctgccaactagacatggaaccattgatcactacccgttgagcccgactttctagccagttttctatccaccttactgtccattcatccagcccatacttctttaacttgctggcaagaatactgtgggagactgtatcaaaagctttgctaaagtccagaaatagcacatccactgctttcccctcatccacagagccggttatctcgtcatagaaggcaattaggttagtcaggcatgacttgcccttggtgaatccatgctgactgttcctgatcactttcccctcctttaagtggttcaaaattgattccttgaggacgtgctccatgatttttccagggactgaggtgagactgactggcctgtagttccctggatcttccttcttcccttttttaatgatgggcactacattagcttttttccaatcatctgggacctcccccaatcgccatgatttttcaaagacttCCCTCCCTCAGGTGTTGCTGCCTCCTGTTGCTGTGCTAACGACTCCCTCACCCACCTCCTCAACAGTTTCTACAATTCAATCACCtttctctgggctcccctctgggatACATCCTCCTAGTCTCCCTCGCATTGGCTTTGTCTCTTGCTTATTTGCAACCTGGACATTTTTCTCCCTGACAGCCCCAACCCACCAGCCTGGGATCCCTCTCACACTGTCCTGCTGTGACACGCTGCCCAGAATTCCAACCGGCAGTTTCACCAGCGTACATACAGCTTCAGTGACACGCCGGCTCTCTGACCAGCACCTGAATGGGGAGGCTACAGCTAAGGGAGCCTTCAGTTCCTCAGGCATGTTCTCCCTCCGGGATATAAATCCAAAATTATATCATCTTGTGCTGTATAGTGTCAGCTCATAAAATACACCCCTCCCTCAACATGGAGAGAAATATGCAACAGCCTCTGCCCctgagttatgattcccacacCCCTCACTCCAACTCACTGGTTTTGATACagcaaaaaacaagtttattaatgccaaaagattgattttaagtaattacaagtgatagcaaacagatcaaagcagattatctagCAAATAATAAACCCCTcaatctaagcttaatacactaaaagGATTGGATgtgaatagcagattctcaccccaaGAGATGATACAGGCAGGCAGGAGATCCTTACGGGGCAAACTGCACTTTGTTTACAGCTGCGAATCCCcaagaaatccctttagcctggatccagcacttcccccagttcagtctgttcctcaggtgtttccagagtCCTCTTGTGTGGGCAGTGAAGCACCGTGGATGATGTCACTCTCTGCCTTATTtggcttttgcatatggcaggagcCCTTTGTTTTAATGATTGGTTCCCACAACAGttagtggaaaaacactgacaaTCCAAGATGGAGCCCAGAAACATGTGGTCTCATCACATGTGCTTGTGGAGACATAGGAACTATCACACACAGGCTGTTTGCAGCATGTAGaggaaggctccccaggtgggagaAAAGCTTCTCTTAAGGCCTAGGGttattttcctaatggttccttgACTTGAATGGGCCCTCCCCAGCCAGtgatctagactgaaagcatcttgtctagtagGCTTTGCGAATATGAGGTGCAGTTTCACGCACTCCTCCCTCCCTGAGGAGATACTGCCTTCAGCTACAGCACAGCACAGAAGTTGGTCtcaaccacccccacccccacccccggaagCATGCAGCTATTCCCTGCAGCAGAACAATCAAGGAGAATTGCTTGGAGTATCTCAGCCGTTGCTGGGTCTTTCTCCTTAGCCTCTGGGGTCCTTGCAGATCACTCCTTCTTACTGCAGGCAGACATTTTAGCAGCCTGAGCTCCATGGAAGAAATCATAGAATTTTAGGACTGGGAGacatctcgagaggtcatcaagtccagtcccctgcactcacgaaATGACCAGCACCATCTAGAACCTCCCTGACAGCTATTTGTCTAACgtgctcttaaaagtctccagtgatggagattccacaacctccctaggcaattcattccagtgtttaaccaccctgacagttaggaagttgttcctaatgtccaacctaaacctcccttgctgcaatttaagcacattacttcttgtcctatcattagaggttaaggagaacaattatctctctcctccttgtaacaatcttcaACAACAAGTTCTTGAAAatggttatcatgtcccctctcagtcttctcttttccagactaaatgaacccagttctttcaatcttccctcataggtcatgtttttgaGAActttaatcatctttgttgcacttctctgggttttttccaatttttccacacctTTCCTAAAATGTTGCGCCCagcactggacacaatactccagctgaggcctaatcagcagagagtagaatggaag
Proteins encoded:
- the LOC123362905 gene encoding olfactory receptor 52M1-like, which produces MSNSNTTDFTNPSTFILQGISGLEASHVWISIPFCAMFILAILGNFAILLIVKMEPSLHGPMYYFLCMLAIADLVLSTAIIPKMLAIFWFNSREIDFSACLTQMYFVHCFSVMESGIIVAMGFDRYVAICHPLRHSTILTIPVVAKMGLAVVLRSAMVILPIPILVRQWPYCRTNIIPEPFCTHISVVKLACGDTQVSSYYGLFVLLCVMGLDGIFITVSYIQILRDIFSLPTKDTRLKTFGTCVSHLCVILTFYIPGLFSSLIYRFVQNVPLHFHALIGNMNLLMPPMLHPIIYGVRTKEIRDRLLRFITHKE